The DNA segment CACGTGCGAAAACCCAGTCGTTATAACCACCGTCATACATGTCGACCTGTCCGTCATGAACTTCCCAGGTACGGGTGGCGATGGTGTCTAAGAACCAGCGGTCGTGGGTGACAACCACAACCGCGCAGCGGCGCGAGAGAAGATGGTCGGCTAACCATTGCACACCTTCTACATCAAGGTGGTTGGTCGGCTCATCCAGAATAATGAGATCGAGTTCCTGAACGAGGGCAGCGGCCAGCGCCACCCGGCGTTTTTCTCCACCGGACAGGTTATCGACCGACGTATTCAATCCGAGGTTGCCAATACCGAGACCTGCCATCGTGCTGCGAATACGCGCATCGGAGGCCCACTCGTAGGAATCCAAGCCCATTCCTGCCAGGATGGACTCCCCCACTGTCGCTCCGGGGGGCAACGGTGACCGTTGCGTGACAACAGCAAAGCGCAGATCGCTGCGCCGGGAGACACGCCCGCTATCGGGTTGTTGGAGGCCGGTGAGCACTTCAAGTAGTGTCGTTTTTCCTCCCCCATTGAGGCCGACGATGCCGATGCGGTCGGTTTCGCTAATACCTAGTGATACGTGGTCCAGGAGCGATTTTAGGCCATAGCTGAGGGACACATCCTCACAGTTAATGAGGTTGAGGGGGACAGTGGGCACGTTAGTTTGCCTGTTCTTCTACGGTAACTCCGGGGACGGGCCCGGATGCGGTACGGACAGCTCGGCAGACCCCTCCGCCAGCGAGTTCAGCGGAAACTGCCAGCGCACTATCGGCATCTTCACAGAGAAAAGCACAGGTGGGGCCAGAGCCGGATACCAGGCCAGCCAGTGCACCAGCGTCTTTCCCCGCACGCAGCGTATACCGCAATTCGGGGTAGAGGCTAAGGGCTGCAGCCTGTAGGTCATTCCCTAGATGGTTGGCGATGGCGTGGAGATCTCCCCCCGCCAATGCTTGGAGGAGGGCATCAGGTGAACCAATGGAGGTAGAGATTCCCTCCGCGCGATTGCGCGCAACCAGTCGGTCGTATTCACGAAATACCGCAGGTGTGGATAGTCCCTCTTTGGCGATCGCTAGCACCCAGTGGAGGGTGGTGCGGTGCAGAACCGGCAGGAGCTGTTCACCTCGTCCTGTACCGATAGCACTCCCTCCCATCACGCAAAAGGGTACGTCGGAGCCTAACTCCAAGGCCATATCGAGCAGGGTTTGCCGTTCCAGCCCCGCATGGAAGTACTCGTTACAAGCGATGAGAGCGGCGGCACCGTCAGCGGAGCCGCCTGCCATCCCGCCGGCGACGGGAATGTTCTTGTCGATGTGCAGTGAAACAGCCGGGTACGCTCCACACGCTTCAGCGACCAACTCTGCAGCTTTCCACACCAGGTTGGTGTGGTCGGTGGGGACGCGGTCTGCGCCTTCACCCGATACCGTCACCTGCAGATGGTCGGCGGTGGAAACAGTGACCGTATCTCGGAGGGAAAGTGCACAAAAGACCGTGGTGAGCTCGTGATATCCATCGTCCCGCAAGTCAGCAACCCCTAGGTGCAGGTTGACTTTACCGGGGGCCGAGGCGGCGACAGGGGGCTTTACAACGGTGAGCACACCCTTAGACTACTACGCGGGCTGGTGAAAATAGAGGTTCTACTGCAGTCCCGCATGCTGTGCAAGGTGAACATAGTCTGCTGTCGTGAGGCGCTCTCCCCTCAGAGTCGGATCGATTCCGGCTGCCGCAAGCGCGGCAGTAGCAGCTTCCCCGCTGCCTGCCCACTTCTTCAGCGCAGCTCGGAGAGTTTTGCGGCGTTGCGCGAATGCAGCATCAGTAACCGCCCACACTGCATCGTGGAGGGACTCGTCATAGGGATCCCAGGGTGCGTTCTCGGGTGTAAAGGCGCTGATGCGCACAAGCCCAGAATCAACATTAGGAGCAGGCCAGAACACGGTACGACCAATAGCACCCGCGCGGGCCACCTCCCCATAGAAGCTAGCCTTCACACTAGGTACCCCATAGATGCGACTACCGGGTTCAGCGGCCAGCCGGTCGGCAACTTCCGCCTGTACCATCACCAAGGTGGTCCGCAGGGAAGGCAGAATCTCCAACATGTGGAGGAGAACGGGGACGGCGACATTGTAGGGCAGGTTTGCCACCAGTGCGGTGGGGGCTGGATGCCCAGCGGCCAGAATCTCCTCCGCTGTCACCTGCATGGCATCTTTCGTGATGACGCGGAGCGAGGAATCCGGGGCATGCGTAGCAAAGGTGGTGGGCAGCTTCACCGCGAGAGTGGGGTCAATTTCAACAGCTGTCACCTGCGCACCGGCCTCGGCCAGGGCTAAAGTCAACGATCCCAGCCCCGGTCCGATCTCAAGAACCGTATCCCCTGGCGCCAAATGGGCTGCGGCGACGATACGCCGCACAGTATTGGGGTCGATGACAAAGTTCTGCCCCAGTGTCTTGGTGGGACGGATACCGAGTTCATCGGCGAGAGCGCGGATTTCTGGAGCCGTCAGGAGGCTGACGGTGGAGGTAGATGCAGCCATGGAGAGTATCTCCTAACGCAGTCCCATGCTGGAGGTACAGGCAGGCCAGGCGCCCCACCCCTGCGAGGCCTGTACACGTTTCGCGACGGTGATCTGCTCTTCACGAGTCGCCAGGTCCGCGCGGGGAGCATAGGCACGGCCGCCATGAGCTTCCCAGGTTCCCTGCGTGAACTGGAGACCACCGAAGAAGCCATTACCAGTGTTAATTGCCCAGTTACCGCCCGCTTCACACTGCGCAAGACGATCCCACACAGCATCCACCGGCTGGGACCCCACTTTGACTGTAGAGCGGCCAGGTTTAACCGTCACCACACGCTTGATGAGGATACGCTTGACGATCCGGCCTTTCTTATCGAAGACCAGACGCTCCGTAAGTACGGCCTGCCCAGGCTTCCCACGTTTCACAATGGTACGGATGCCGGCCAACTGGCTGGGGTCTTTGAGGATCTTCTCGAATGGTTTGAGCGTGATAACACGGTCTTTCATCATATCGCCATGTCGCACAACCTTGATCTTCATATTGGGAAGAAGATCCGCATCCGGATCGGGGGTGACGTCATCGGTCGACCGGAGGGGAGTTCCCAACTTTGCGAGAGCATCCCGCACGGTGAAGGCGCCAACGCGAATCCTGACTGGTTTCTTGCCGAAATCGGTCAGCCAGATGGTGCGGGGTACGATCGCTTCAATACTGAGACCATTCGTGGGGATGCGTTTATCCGGTGCCACGTTGATGCCGTAGCTGGGGCGTACTGCTTTTACCTCTTTGAGCGCCTCTTCGACGGTGTAGGCGGTGGTGATGATGGAGACGCGCTCGACTTTGGCACGTTTTCCATAACCGGAGTGGATTTCCACCGTAAATGGGCGTTTCTGTTGGTAGGTAATGGTGGTGTTGGCACCCAGCTGAGTTTCTAGGGAGGGCTCGACACGGTCGCCTGTAGCCGCCTTGTAGCCGAGGGATTCGAGGGCCTCTCCCACTGTTTGGCTGTAAGTACCGACCTGCTTTTTCTCACCATCGACGACAAGGGTGACCGTGCGGTGATACACCATGCTGATGCTGGCCATGACGGTGACTGCCACCAGCGCAACGGCGAGCAGAATACGCCAGGCCGGATGGATGCGGCGGTGCGTATCTGTCTTCTGCTGAGCTTCTTCAGCCACGGGCGGGTCTCCTCGCAGGTGTCAGCGCTGTGGTAGTCGCACTGGTTGTCTCGGCTGTGGTAGCGGGTTGCTGGTCTCCACGTTCTGCACTATGTCCGGAGTGTGAAAGGGTACCGTCACCCCACTTGATAACGATAATGTAACGTTACCAGTATTGCGAGGTCAGATACTACTTCTCCGGGAAAGGAATCCCATAGACACGGCACGCGTTGCGCGTCGTCAACTCCGCAAACTCCGCGGCCGAAAGACCTGTCACCTCAGCCAGCCGGTAGGCAGTGTATGCCACAAACTGCGGCTCATTTTTGGAGCCCCGGAACGGTTCTGGGGTGAGGTACGGGGCATCAGTTTCCACCATTATGCGATTACGTGGGAAGATGCGCACTACCTCCCGTAGTTCCTCATTTGCCTTGAACGTGGTGGCACCGCCGAACGTGGCATAAAATCCACGGTCGATGCACTGATGTGCCATGTCCAGGCCACTGGAGAAACAGTGAATAATAGTCTTTTCGGGAGCACCCGCCTCATCAATAATGCGGATGAGGTCCTCATCGGCGTCGCGAGTATGAATCATCAGCGGCTTGTCGACCTCTTTCGCGAGCTCAATATGCCACCGGAACAGCTCCTCCTGTTGCTCCTGCGTCGCCGTATTCTCCGGGTCGTGCTGAAGCCAGTAATAGTCGAGGCCACACTCCCCCACTGCTACGACCCGCGGATGCCGCACCAAGTCCGCTAGCCGTTCTCGGCCCGCATCATCAATTTCGTGTGCATCCATCGGGTGCTGTGCCACGGCAGCCCACACCCGGTTGTCTGTCTCTGCCGCCATCACAGCGGCATCAAGCGTGCAGACATGACAACCCACCGTCACCACTGCAGCTACCCCCACTGCCTCCGCCCGATCCATTACGGCATGGACACCATCCGGATCAGTCCCGCCGCACGAATCCAGGTGAGTATGGCCGTCGATGAGGGGAAAAAGAGGATCCGCAGGAACCGGCTCACGACGTTTCTTACCCATACGAACTCCTAGTGCTGGACTGGGGCCCACTCCGGGCCTGTCTCGCCCAATTCCGGATCAAGCTTGTGGAAGATCGGCTGCGGCTTGGACAACGGCGTACCAGGGGTAATGTCATGGCGTTCCCAGGACGCCAGTTCGCTGGCGTAGTCGCCCATAATGACCGGGTATTCGCGGCCCGCTGCAGGTACACCGGCACCCACCGGTGCCACTGGCATGTCGTCCACAACCTCATGAATAACCGGCTGGGCAGCCCACACGCCGTCACCACCCAGCTGCTCAAAGATCTTCTGCGAAGCATTCGGTATGAAGGGGGTCATGAGCGTATTGGCATCCTGCACTGCTTGTAGAGCCGTATGGAGAACAGTAGCGAGACGGTCCTCCGCTTCCGGGGCAGCCGCCCCTCCAGCCTTCACTTCTTTAGCAATCTTCCACGGTTCCTGTGCCGCAATGTAACGGTTAGCATCTGCAACATAGCGCATCGCTTCCGTGATACCAGCCTTGAAGTGGGAGCGTGCCAGATTGGCGCCCACCACCTGGAATGCCTCGTCAGCACGCCTGTGTAGCTCCATATCCGCCTCAGTCAGCGTGCCCGGGGTGGGGATCTGCCCAAAGTTCTTATACGCCATGGAGACCGTACGGTTCACCAAATTTCCCCACTCGTTAGCAAGCTCGCTATTGGTACGACGCACATACTCATCCCACGTGAAGTCGGTGTCCTGGTTTTCGGGGCCGGCCACTGCAATGAAGTAGCGCAAAGCATCCGGGCCGAATTCCTTGAGGAAGTCCTTGACGTAGATCACCACGCCGCGTGACGAGGAGAACTTCGATCCAGACATCGTCAGGTACTCAGAGGAGACAACCTCGGTGGGGAGATTAAGCTCACCCAGCATCCCACGGTCGCCACCCTTGCTACCCTGCCCGTTGTAGGCGAGTAGCTCAGCTGGCCAAATTTGGCTATGGAAGGTGATGTTGTCTTTCCCCATGAAGTAGTAGCTGAGCGCCTCCGGGTTATTCCACCACTTGCGCCAAGCATCCGGGTCCCCAATCCGGTAGGCCCATTCGATGGAGGCAGACAGATAACCCACCACGGCGTCGAACCACACATAGAGGCGCTTATCGTTGCGTTCCTGCCACCCCTCGATAGGGATGGGAATACCCCAGTCGATGTCGCGGCTCATGGCCCGCGGTTTGATGTCATCAAGCAGATTGAGGGAGAACTTTAACACATTGGGACGCCAGTCTTTGCGTTCACGCAGCCAATCCCCCAGCGTGTCGGCAAGTGCGGGAAGGTCGAGGAACCAATGCTCCGTTTCCACGAACTTCGGAGTCTCACCATTGATCTTCGACACCGGGTTAATGAGGTCTGCCGGGTCGAGCTGATTACCGCAGTTGTCACACTGGTCGCCGCGGGCCCCGTCGTAACCGCAAATGGGGCAGGTGCCCTCAATGTAGCGGTCGGGCAGAGTACGCCCGGTGGAGGGGCTAATTGCGCCGGTGGTTTTCTTCGTCACCAAGTAGCCGTTCTTCGCCACGTTGCGGAACATCTCCTGTACGACGGCGTAGTGGTTTCGGGTTGTGGTCCGCGTAAACAGGTCGTAGGAGAGCCCCAAACCGGCCAGGTCGTTAACGATGACACGGTTGTAGCGGTCGGCAAGGTCGTGGACGTTCATGCCCTCTTTATCCGCCTGCACCAGCAGCGGGGTGCCGTGTTCGTCGGTGCCGGAGACCATCAACACATCGTTTCCGACCATGCGCTGGTAGCGGGAAAAGACGTCTGAGGGGACGCCGAATCCGGAAACGTGACCAATATGGCGCGGTCCGTTGGCGTACGGCCAGGCAACAGCGGTAAGAACAGGCGTAGTCATAAGTCCCATTCTAGGCAGTGAGCGGGGCTAAAGCCTAGTTAGCCCGGGGAGTTCGTACCCTCTTAGGCTTCCTCACGAGCAGCCACAACCGCCTGGTAGAGGTCCCGCTTACGCCGCCCGTGGCTCTTCGCCACGGCGCCGCAGGCGTCGTTGAGGCGAATTCCCTCCGCGACAAGTTCCTCCACCTGCCGGATGAGGGTGGCATTGCTGGTGTCATCGCCGGCTGGGCTACCCGGTGCCACCACCACCGTTATTTCCCCTCTCACTCCCGCGCGTGCCCAGTCCGCCAATTCCATGAGGGTACCGCGACGGCATTCCTCATAGGTTTTCGTGAGTTCTCGGCATACTGCTGCCGGCCGATCTCCCAGTACCTCCGCCCCCAAAGCAAGGGTATCGGCAAGACGATGGGGGGATTCAAAGAAGATGACGGTGCGCGGTTCCGTTTTCAGGCTCTCCCACCACGCACGCTGGGGGCCAGCTTTGCGGGGGAGGAATCCGTCAAAAGCGAATCTATCGGTCCCGATACCGGAGAGCGCCAGGGCAGTCAGTGGGGCACTCGCCCCCGGCAGGCACGTCACGGGGATACCCTCCGCAACGGCCAGTGACACCACCCGATAGCCGGGGTCAGACACGGTAGGCATACCCGCATCGGACACCACCAACACTGTCAACCCCTGTTGGAGAAACTCAATGAGTTGGGGAGCTCGATCCCTCTCATTGTGGTCATAGTGGGAGAGCACCCGTCCGCTGATCGTCACATCGAGGTCACGCGCCAGCTGGTACGTGCGGCGCGTATCTTCCGCTGCCACCACATCGGCTGTCGCCAACGCCGCTCTTAGTCGCGGAGTGGCGTCCCCCAGGTTTCCTAGTGGGGTGGCCCCCAGAATAAGCGTGCCGGTGGGCGCGACAGGGGAAAAAGTATTCTCACTAGGTGGAGTTGTCATCGATGTGGCCGTTCAGTCGTGTTAGTACTGCGTGCGGTGTGCCGCCGCGGTGCTTACCTTCTCAGTGTAACGCGGCAACGAGACGTCACCGGGTATGGGCACTGCTTGCCGTCAGGAATAGGAGAGGTTCGGTAGGATCGAACCGTGGCTACCTCCGCAACGAAACGTCTCCCAAGTGAGGCTTCCTCCACGCGTGTCTACTACGCACGCCATCAAGTAGGTATGCGGACGCCACGCGCCACTCCCCCGGCCGGTGCCACCGCCCCCCGCACACTCTGGCCTACCCCAGTGCGCGCCACCGACACTCTCCGCGGGTGGATCGTGACTGCTGTGCTTGCTGTCATCGCGGCACTCACTCGTTTTATGGGCTTGGGCGCATTATCCGACAAGGGCACCCCTCTCTTCGATGAGAAGCATTATGTGCCGCAAGCCTGGCAGATGCTGCACAACCACGCCATGGAGTTCAACCCTGGCTACGGGCTCGTCGTCCACCCGCCACTCGGCAAACAGCTCATTGCCCTTTCCGAAGCAGTGCTCGGATACAACCCGTGGGGTTGGCGCGTCAGCAGCGCTATCGCGGGCGTCATCTGCGTCATCCTCATTGTGCGTATTGGGCGACGGCTCTCTGGCTCCACCTATGTGGGTGCCCTGGCAGGCACGCTGCTGATCTGTGATGGCATGTTCACCGTTGTTTCGCGAACCGGGCTACTCGACGTTTTCCTCATCATGTTTGTCCTGGCCGCACTGCTCTGCCTGCTGCTCGATCGAGATCAGATGGAAGACCGAATGTGGGCAACCTTACGGGCGGGAACAACTTTTACCAGTGAGTTCGGCCCCCGCTGGGGATTCCGCTGGTGGCGCTTCACCGCAGGCGTCTTTCTTGGCCTCACCATGGCGGTCAAGTGGTCCGGCCTCTACTTTGTGGCTGTCTTCGGCGTCCTGAGTGTCATGTGGGATGTCGCCCTACGGCGCCGCTACCATGTCTCCCGCCCCTGGGTGGGAACACTTCGCCGCGACACTTTCCCTGCTATTGCTTCCCTCGCACTACTCCCCGTCGGCCTCTACATCGCCAGCTGGTGGGGGTGGCTCCGCGCCGAGAATGCGGTCTACCGCCATGCCGGCATCTCGGATGCCTGGTGGTCCACTTTCGTCCCCCGCTCGTTGCAATCACTCTGGTACTACCACCAGCAGATGTTCGATTTTCACTCGAGCCTCACGAATTCCCACGGCTATCACCACCCATGGGAATCCAAACCATGGCAGTGGATCGCCAGTATTCGCCCCCTGCTCTACTACTACGAGTCAGGTGTCGAGCCGACTAACGGCCCGCATAGTTGCGACCCAGAAGGCTGCGTCCAGGCGGTCCTTCTGCTGGGCACCTCCCTCATCTGGTGGGTGGGAATTATTATGCTGCTCTGGGCACTCTATCGTGTCATCACCCGGCATGACCCGCGCTATGTCGTCGTCCTCTGCGGCTATTTGGCGGCTTGGATCCCTTGGCTGCTGAACTGGGACCGGCAGATGTATTTCTTCTATGCCTCATCGCTGCTCCCCTTTATCTGCTTGGGGCTCGCTCTCATGCTGTCAGAGCTCGACGGATGGGTACCAGAAACCCCCTCGCCAGAGGCACAACCCTGGCGTCACAAGTGGGCTGCCTGGGGACAAAGCGTCCTGCTTGGCCGTGTGATCGTGTGTGTCTTCATGGGACTCGTCATCGCTAACTACGTGTGGATTCTGCCCATTCTGTACGGTGTACCCATCAGCCCCGATCTGTGGAGGCTCCAGCACTGGCTACCAACCTGGTAGCCCGGTGGCTCCATTAGTACTGGGCGACGTCCTATTCCGCATGCGTATTGAGAACAGCGTCAGTGGACACCCGGCCCGCCCCCAACACCATTAATGCCAGCAACGACACCACCACCAAACACGTCATTTGCGCACTTGAGGTGGTGAAGCCGTAGTGACCGCCCGTCATCAGGAAGTAGCCGTAGCCGGCTTCCGCGACCGCTCCAATAATGGCGAAAAGTGGGGTAAGGAACCCCAGCAGAATACCGACCGCACAGAGCACTAACGCGAGCCCCAAGACCACCGTGAACGGATACGCATTCGGCATCCCCCACTTTGCGAGCACGCGGGAGCTTTCCTTCACTCCATGCCCGAAGAAGATTTGGTAGCCCTGTGCACCGACGACCAGGGTGAGAGTGAGCCTAAGGAGAAGAAGCACAAAATCGTGCAGCCACGGGCGGTCAAGCATGAAGACAATTGTAGTGGCGGCAGCACGGAACATAACGCTTCCACGCCCGCCGTCACCTTCTCTCCACCAGAGCAGACCGGTTATATTCAAACAAGATGTAGCAGGCGGTTGTAAGACCTAGGCTCCAGCAGGAAAGCAGAATATCTCCCTGGTTCGTCCATGCACCCTCCCCACATCGGCAGCGCCGTGGGTAAAGTCCCTAAAGACGGATGTTTTTTCAGGCCTGATGTGTAATGTTGCTGTTAAATACTCCCCTGCTGAGAGACGGAGTTGGTGGCCGAGGCCGGTTGCTTCACCCACAGATGCTGGTAGATGCCGCTATGTTTGAGCAATTCGTCATGTGTGCCGCGTTCTGCAATGTGCCCGTTCTGTAGCACCAAAATTTGGTCAGCTGAACGCACAGTCGTCAGATGGTGTGCGACAACCAGGACAGTGCGGTTGCGGGCAAGTTCTGTGATGGCCTGCTGCATTTTGGTTTCGTTGACGGGGTCAACGTTGGCGGTGACTTCATCCATGATGAGGATGGGTGCATCTTTGAGGAATGCTCTGGCTACAGCGATACGTTGGCGTTGACCGCCTGACAGTCCGACACCGTTTTCGCCGACCATAGTGCCATAGCCGTCTGGCAAGGTGGTAATGAAGTCGTGGATGCGGGCGAGTTTGGCAGCAGCTATAACTTCTGCACGGCTAGCCTTAGTGTTTCCGATTCGAATATTGCCTTCAATGGTGTCGGCGAACAGTTGAACGTTTTGCATCACAATAGATATGCGGGACAGCAGATCGTCGTAATCCATGTCGCGCACGTCGACGCCACCTACGGTGATACTGCCCTCATCAGTGTCCCAGAAACGTAGCAGCAGGTTCGTGATGGTCGTTTTCCCTGATCCGGACTCACCTACCAGGGCTGTTAGCGTGCCCTCTGGGACGGTGAAACTTACCTTGTTTAGGGCATTTCGTCCCGGTTCGTATGCGAAAGTAACTTGCTCAAAGCAAATGCTACTGCCATGGCTGATAGCAGGATGACGTGGTTGTGGCACGGCGGGAGCTTGCATCACCTTTTGGATACGCATATAGGAATCGCTGACTTTCACATAGTTCATCCAGTGCGTTTCTAGCGCGGTGAATGGTTTGTAGAACTCGCGCCCGATCACCACGAAGATCAGGTAGGACAACACAGGCAACCAGCCACCAAGCGTCATGAAAAGACCGACACTTACTACCACCCAAAACGCTAAGTCGACCAGGAATGAGTAGATGGTGAGGGTGAATGCCTTGTTTTTGGTTGCTACGGTGGACGCTGCCTGAAAGGCCGTGATCGCAAGACCCAGCCTAGTTTCCAGCTTGTCGCTAGCAGTGAAAGCTTTAAGTACCGGCATACCGCGGATGAATTCGACGAATAATGCTGTCATGTCTGCCGCCCGGTCTCCGGCTTGTTTTTCCAGATGGTTGGCCTTCTTCACCCCGATGGTTAGCCAAGCGATCGCGAATGGAAGTGTTGACATCATCAACAAGGCCATCCGCCAGTCATAGACCACTAGGGCGATAAACAAAGTGAGTGAAACTATAAAGTCAGCGATCATCCTGGTCCACAGGTGTGCGACAACCATCTCCATAGCGTCCACATCGTTATGGATGATTTCCGAGATTTCGCCTAACCGTTCCTTGGTGTAGTAGCCGAGGGACAAGGCACGAAGGCGTCTAATGACTCTGGCACGCAGCTGGTGGATTAAGTCGAAGCCAGCCAAATGTTTTTGTTTGTCCGCCAGGATGCCACTGAGTGCCTTGACGACCAGCAGCGCAACCAAGACGACGCCAGTCTGCAACAGGTTGGCCTGGTGGTTCATTACTGCTTCAACGGTTGTTATGGCGATCAGCATCATAGCCGTACCGCACAGCGCGTAGACAACGAAGCCTATTACCGCACCAACCAACAGGCGCCGACCGCGCGGGGTAAGTACCCAAAGAATCGAGCGAATCATGCTGTTTGACCTGCCTTGATATCCCAGCTGTCTACCAGGTGCTGAGCACGCACCAGGCGTTGATAGGTTTCACAGCGCGACAGTAACTGTTGGTGCGTTCCAGCATCAACGACGCTGCCTTCATCTAGCACGATAATCTGATCGGCGCTGACGATCGTGTCCAAGTGATGGGCAATAGTAATGACCGTCTTATCTTTGGTCAGTTCATCAATAGCTGTCTGAACCAGCTCCTCATTCCCAGAATCAAGGGCGCTGGTTGCTTCCCAACACGACGATCTCAGCATTTTTCAGCATTGCCCTGGCAATGGATATTCGCTGTTTTTCCCCTCCCGAAAACTTCACCCCAACCTCTCCAGCCATCGTTTGATAGCCCAGCGGTAAAGCCTCAATGAACTGGTGGATCTGAGCACGCTTAGCCGCATCGACCACTTGCGAATGGCTAGCATTGGGGTTTCCCACCTTAATGTTGTCCTCTAACGTCAAGTTGAATAAGAACACGTCCTGTGCGACCAGACCAAAGCTTCGCCTCCAGTCATGCTCTGACACATCGGCAAGACTGCGCCCACCCACAGTGATTCTCCCCCGGTCGGGTGTCCAAAAACCCATCAGCAGGTGCGCTAACGTCGTTTTTCCACAACCAGAAGAACCAACCAGAGCGTTGACGCTGCCGCGTTTAAAGGTCAGGTTTACGTCTTTCAATGCAGGCACCTGTTTATTGGGGTAAGTGAACGAAACGCTGTCTAGAACGAGATCACCCTCAACCGACAATTCAGTAGCGTCTCGCTGAGCGGGTGCGGGCTGCCCTAGGATAGAGCTAATCCCCGTCATGGCCTGGTTAAACATGAATCGGTAATGCTTTAAAGTCGCAATCTTTGCCACCGCAGCGCTAAACGTCCCAGACAAAACCATGGCAAGGATCAGTCTTTCCACGCTTATTTGGCCGTCTTGCAGTAGCAGCAAACCTACAATCACTGTGCCCACCATGCCTGATTCCATGAAGAGAGTGATCAACCCCATCGGTACGGCGATATCGTTCATCGACGTAGAAACCCATCGCACATACTCCTCTGAGGCATCAATGGCCTTAGCAGTTTTGTCTTCGCTCTTTCCAAAAGCCTTTATCACAGCAATATTGGCCACGTACTCAACGAGACGTTCTTGCATGGCAGTCATATAACGAGCGACGGTAGCAAACCCGGTAACCCACTTCGGGCTCGCTAGTCTGCGCACCACCCACATCAGTGGCAAACCGATCACCATCACTAAAGCCAACCGCCAATCCACTGCAAGCATCACTACGAATACCACTAGTGGTAGCCC comes from the Lawsonella clevelandensis genome and includes:
- a CDS encoding ABC transporter ATP-binding protein, which gives rise to MIRSILWVLTPRGRRLLVGAVIGFVVYALCGTAMMLIAITTVEAVMNHQANLLQTGVVLVALLVVKALSGILADKQKHLAGFDLIHQLRARVIRRLRALSLGYYTKERLGEISEIIHNDVDAMEMVVAHLWTRMIADFIVSLTLFIALVVYDWRMALLMMSTLPFAIAWLTIGVKKANHLEKQAGDRAADMTALFVEFIRGMPVLKAFTASDKLETRLGLAITAFQAASTVATKNKAFTLTIYSFLVDLAFWVVVSVGLFMTLGGWLPVLSYLIFVVIGREFYKPFTALETHWMNYVKVSDSYMRIQKVMQAPAVPQPRHPAISHGSSICFEQVTFAYEPGRNALNKVSFTVPEGTLTALVGESGSGKTTITNLLLRFWDTDEGSITVGGVDVRDMDYDDLLSRISIVMQNVQLFADTIEGNIRIGNTKASRAEVIAAAKLARIHDFITTLPDGYGTMVGENGVGLSGGQRQRIAVARAFLKDAPILIMDEVTANVDPVNETKMQQAITELARNRTVLVVAHHLTTVRSADQILVLQNGHIAERGTHDELLKHSGIYQHLWVKQPASATNSVSQQGSI
- a CDS encoding DoxX family protein, coding for MLDRPWLHDFVLLLLRLTLTLVVGAQGYQIFFGHGVKESSRVLAKWGMPNAYPFTVVLGLALVLCAVGILLGFLTPLFAIIGAVAEAGYGYFLMTGGHYGFTTSSAQMTCLVVVSLLALMVLGAGRVSTDAVLNTHAE
- a CDS encoding dolichyl-phosphate-mannose--protein mannosyltransferase, which translates into the protein MRTPRATPPAGATAPRTLWPTPVRATDTLRGWIVTAVLAVIAALTRFMGLGALSDKGTPLFDEKHYVPQAWQMLHNHAMEFNPGYGLVVHPPLGKQLIALSEAVLGYNPWGWRVSSAIAGVICVILIVRIGRRLSGSTYVGALAGTLLICDGMFTVVSRTGLLDVFLIMFVLAALLCLLLDRDQMEDRMWATLRAGTTFTSEFGPRWGFRWWRFTAGVFLGLTMAVKWSGLYFVAVFGVLSVMWDVALRRRYHVSRPWVGTLRRDTFPAIASLALLPVGLYIASWWGWLRAENAVYRHAGISDAWWSTFVPRSLQSLWYYHQQMFDFHSSLTNSHGYHHPWESKPWQWIASIRPLLYYYESGVEPTNGPHSCDPEGCVQAVLLLGTSLIWWVGIIMLLWALYRVITRHDPRYVVVLCGYLAAWIPWLLNWDRQMYFFYASSLLPFICLGLALMLSELDGWVPETPSPEAQPWRHKWAAWGQSVLLGRVIVCVFMGLVIANYVWILPILYGVPISPDLWRLQHWLPTW
- a CDS encoding ABC transporter ATP-binding protein codes for the protein MNTQKELVKQTKRSSRLANIMNVMSVSLDLLVPIVVIHLVARYFVDDLTARMVWVWTTVLLVVLLVKSGCVFCATWLAHRAAYGSLADLRLHILKHLKALPLGFFHVRRTGDLVSVMKNDVEQVEVFLAHGLPETMSATGLPLVVFVVMLAVDWRLALVMVIGLPLMWVVRRLASPKWVTGFATVARYMTAMQERLVEYVANIAVIKAFGKSEDKTAKAIDASEEYVRWVSTSMNDIAVPMGLITLFMESGMVGTVIVGLLLLQDGQISVERLILAMVLSGTFSAAVAKIATLKHYRFMFNQAMTGISSILGQPAPAQRDATELSVEGDLVLDSVSFTYPNKQVPALKDVNLTFKRGSVNALVGSSGCGKTTLAHLLMGFWTPDRGRITVGGRSLADVSEHDWRRSFGLVAQDVFLFNLTLEDNIKVGNPNASHSQVVDAAKRAQIHQFIEALPLGYQTMAGEVGVKFSGGEKQRISIARAMLKNAEIVVLGSNQRP